A window of the Nycticebus coucang isolate mNycCou1 chromosome 3, mNycCou1.pri, whole genome shotgun sequence genome harbors these coding sequences:
- the CNOT2 gene encoding CCR4-NOT transcription complex subunit 2 isoform X4 — MHVEQDIPTYSALGLPMRGMSNNTPQLNRSLSQGTQLPSHVTPTTGVPTVSLHTPPSPSRGILPMNPRNMMNHSQVGQGIGIPSRTNSMSSSGLGSPSRSSPSIICMPKQQPSRQPFTVNSMSGFGMNRNQAFGMNNSLSSNIFNGTDGSENVTGLDLSDFPALADRNRREGSGNPTPLINPLAGRAPYVGMVTKPANEQSQDFSIHNEDFPALPGSSYKDPTSSNDDSKSNLNTSGKTASSTDGPKFPGDKSSTTQNNNQQKKGIQVLPDGRVTNIPQGMVTDQFGMIGLLTFIRAAETDPGMVHLALGSDLTTLGLNLNSPENLYPKFASPWASSPCRPQDIDFHVPSEYLTNIHIRDKLAAIKLGRYGEDLLFYLYYMNGGDVLQLLAAVELFNRDWRYHKEERVWITRAPGMEPTMKTNTYERGTYYFFDCLNWRKVAKEFHLEYDKLEERPHLPSTFNYNPAQQAF, encoded by the exons ATGCACGTTGAACAAGATATTCCTACATACA gtGCACTAGGCCTTCCAATGAGGGGGATGAGCAACAATACCCCTCAGTTAAATCGCAGCTTATCACAAGGCACTCAGTTACCGAGCCACGTCACGCCAACAACAGGGGTACCAACAGTGTCACTTCACACGCCTCCATCTCCAAGCAG GGGTATTTTGCCTATGAATCCTAGGAATATGATGAACCACTCCCAGGTTGGTCAGGGCATTGGAATTCCTAGCAGGACAAATAGCATGAGCAGTTCAGGGTTAGGGAGCCCCAGCAGAAGCTCGCCAAGCATAATATGTATGCCAAAGCAGCAGCCTTCTCGACAGCCTTTCACTGTTAACAG TATGTCTGGATTTGGAATGAACAGGAATCAGGCATTTGGAATGAATAACTCCTTATCAAGTAACATTTTTAATGGAACAG ATGGAAGTGAAAATGTGACAGGATTGGACCTTTCAGATTTTCCAGCATTAGCAGACAGAAACAGAAGGGAAGGAAGTGGTAACCCAACTCCATTAATAAATCCATTGGCTGGACGAGCTCCTTATG TCGGAATGGTAACAAAACCAGCAAATGAGCAATCCCAGGACTTCTCAATACACAATGAAGATTTTCCAGCATTACCTGGTTCCAGCTATAAAGATCCAACATCAAGTAATGATGACAGTAAATCT AATTTGAATACATCTGGCAAGACAGCTTCAAGTACAGATGGACCCAAATTCCCTGGAGATAAAAGCTCAACAACACAAAATAATAACCAGCAGAAAAAAGGGATCCAGGTGTTACCTGATG GTCGGGTTACTAACATTCCTCAAGGGATGGTTACGGACCAGTTTGGAATGATTGGCCTGTTAACGTTTATCAGGGCAGCGGAGACAGACCCAGGAATGGTGCATCTCGCTTTAGGAAGTGACTTGACAACATTAGGCCTCAATCTGAACTCTCCTGA AAATCTCTACCCCAAATTTGCATCACCCTGGGCATCTTCACCTTGTCGACCTCAAGACATAG ACTTCCATGTTCCATCTGAGTACTTAACGAACATTCACATTAGGGATAAG ctggCTGCAATAAAACTTGGCCGATATGGAGAAGACCTTCTCTTCTATCTCTATTACATGAATGGAGGAGACGTATTACAACTTTTAGCTGCAGTAGAGCT ttttAACCGTGATTGGAGATACCACAAAGAAGAGCGAGTATGGATCACCAGGGCACCAGGCATGGAGCCCACGATGAAAACCAATACATATGAGAGGGGCACATACTACTTCTTTGACTGTCTTAACTGGAGGAAAGTAGCTAAG GAGTTCCATCTGGAATATGACAAACTAGAAGAGCGGCCTCACCTGCCATCCACCTTCAACTACAACCCTGCTCAGCAAGCCTTCTAA